Proteins encoded within one genomic window of Ranitomeya variabilis isolate aRanVar5 chromosome 4, aRanVar5.hap1, whole genome shotgun sequence:
- the LOC143768736 gene encoding cysteine-rich venom protein 6-like, which yields MSPVSTLVLSLLGAAFILISAQDPQKTTVINCPPDKEYKECGSACPANCTHPNGGACTKNCKSGCFCKDGYVELGESCVQKKKCEGCTGNTTYVQCVNPCPSTGNIMIKCAFKCNEGCICKEGYVLLDDKSKCVLKEEYPKTTAP from the exons ATGTCGCCCGTCTCTACTCTGGTGCTGTCATTGTTGG GAGCTGCCTTCATACTGATCAGTGCACAAGACCCTCAAAAAA CCACTGTCATAAACTGTCCACCCGATAAAGAATATAAAGAGTGTGGGAGCGCCTGCCCCGCAAACTGCACCCACCCTAATGGAGGTGCTTGCACGAAGAATTGTAAGAGCGGCTGCTTCTGTAAGGATGGATATGTGGAGCTGGGGGAATCTTGTGTACAGAAGAAAAAATGTGAGGGCTGCACCGGGAACACGACATATGTGCAATGTGTCAATCCCTGCCCCAGTACCGGCAACATAATGATTAAGTGCGCCTTTAAATGTAACGAAGGCTGCATCTGTAAGGAAGGCTACGTGTTACTGGACGATAAGTCAAAATGTGTGCTGAAAGAGGAATATCCTAAAACCACAGCACCCTAG